Proteins from a genomic interval of Colias croceus chromosome 2, ilColCroc2.1:
- the LOC123702331 gene encoding DNA replication complex GINS protein SLD5: MDTEEIDLSDEEEEITAETVLKTLQSSWQNERLSPEILPHRNDMVECMLGQIQHMERNINKLPKTDLRASIHKMELNRIKYMICNYLKTRLDKIEKYCITIVNEEKQRIESGTNYLTSSEYRYAQEYLLNMEQHLKQTVLNSVPSNMQTFEMNKMAIMPNLQSHVFLKANETVNGIVLEDLFGDQDEEIDLEEGSQHILQYKFIADLVKNGKVQLV; this comes from the exons ATGGATACAGAAGAAATAGATTTAAGTGACGAAGAAGAAGAGATAACGGCTGAAActgtattaaaaacattacaaagtAGCTGGCAAAATGAACGACTTTCTCCGGAAATACTCCCGCATCGTAATGATATGGTAGAATGTATGTTAGGTCAAATACAGCACATGGAGCGTAATATAAACAAACTACCAAAAACAGACCTTCGGGCTTCGATACACAAAATGGAATTAAACCGGATAAAGTATATGATTTGCAATTACCTCAAAACTAGATtagataaaatagaaaaatactgTATCACAATTGTAAATGAAGAGAAACAAAGAATTGAGTCTGGTACCAATTACTTGACTTCGTCTGAATATaggtatgctcaggaatattTACTCAACATGGAACagcatttaaaacaaacagtCCTAAATAGTGTACCAAGTAATATGCAAACttttgaaatgaataaaatggCAATAATGCCAAATTTACAATCTCATGTATTTTTGAAAGCAAATGAAACTGTAAATGGTATAGTTTTAGAAGATTTATTTGGTGATCAAGATGAAGAAATTGATTTAGAAG AGGGCTCGcagcatattttgcaatataaatttatagccGATTTGGTAAAAAATGGCAAAGTTCAATTAGTTTGA
- the LOC123700081 gene encoding zinc finger protein Dzip1 yields the protein MACKASFELYHNFPKLAEEAGFAFNTHRPRVHIEWNKIRLLDIESLIRERKFVLIEQHLNDILDCVLESEFDVRILDEGVVKIFRLAQLAVEYQQFCRHYLDRSVYVLREEVTSLAQELDTNKRSLREKEEDIRRLKRKSKHVIRTPLPYGNENIATMILNTLKNQSDIFHSAPHLDTLQHNKCKFCDKVFLNQLYLKSHISRRHPNITEIPEKDVPSEENLTQINSNENSKLLNEIEDLKIKLKEMENLIAEKHKFKDNEEVVKSNSFDGKKQDPPVKEMKDAEVLTQDPELETVKMEQWKTQEFDKYNQELNLLRTQILQIIDANKENKNSNQIENDNKLIEKLQATIKQQGAELLSLKQELINSKSLKENMEAERKKEIEAQISEWAKKVEMQSTECRSLLQKLNEMAKDVQEYKAIANEERDKAEQLQQLLNQQRKIVKQDKKVEEIKPVCIDKNKNVQIKKDNLDKGYPTADRMTLEKLQKKAQELLSLEQSSTSDQSTVSEESNDIVEQKTNMIVGTKKKEVLNFNSFDKHREYKFLSNKNIQLVDKQQPQKATTGFVKKKGNKKVKSSSKKLQNGPVTLPVSPVKVVRAKITEEVNQRLVQLGVDPLKNRLPKSTFQKQRHLLQKLQEVKVKKYPSREKIYHSIQAHLDANTISTVRHVQKNETIDVSPSKASKLFSLTSVLSNVKTKALSLVKPTEKFKKNDANSHYKNAMLDKSPTSGRSSIINSKEVTPTPSPHRSSQDKVTKMRRAKKDMSSKKYLQNQTESSNESESEINNGATKLYDRALESIDDLVKSPLRKPNDSNFKRISKDFDTSYNIKSFESKNSKITQNIHFKVSRDNSSDDIESLVDTTPRKAFSEENISPKQTKGVLKNASSTSSLNKKKVLFDMDAIQMKSVSATPSQSLAEKSDGNENYSLGIINLDTEEWDPSSIENEPPKKSTIQVTARTSPKIAELKQAIESQMSRRIQTPSTALAGSVNLLPTPMVRTSLGGSNTSLGSSILDESENQIAINNQRQPILVKQNINIKKHENDDSEIDFSELLADDKSDNKF from the exons ATGGCTTGTAAGGCATCTTTTGaattatatcataattttCCTAAACTAGCTGAAGAAGCCGGATTTGCATTCAACACTCATCGGCCTCGTGTCCATATAGAGTGGAATAAGATTC GCCTTCTTGACATCGAAAGTCTCATTCGAGAgagaaaatttgttttaattgaacAGCATTTGAATGAT ATACTGGACTGTGTTTTGGAGTCAGAATTCGATGTACGGATCCTGGATGAAGGAGTTGTCAAAATATTTCGGCTAGCTCAGCTAGCAGTTGAATATCAGCAGTTTTGCCGACATTATTTGGATCGTAGTGTTTATGTATTACGTGAAGAAGTTACATCACTAGCCcag GAACTAGATACGAATAAACGAAGTTTACgagaaaaagaagaagataTACGACGGCTAAAAAGAAAATCTAAACATGTGATACGCACTCCGTTACCATACGGGAATGAAAATATAGCTACTATGATTCTCAATACGTTAAAAAACCAAAGCGATATATTTCATTCTGCCCCTCATTTAGATACCTTGCAGCACAACAAATGCAAATTCTGTgacaaagtatttttaaaccaactttatttaaaaagtcatATTTCAAGACGGCATCCGAACATAACAGAAATTCCAGAAAAAGACGTCCCAAGTGAAGAAAACTTAAcgcaaataaattcaaatgaaaataGCAAATTACTTAATGAGATTGAggatttgaaaataaaattaaaagaaatggaAAACCTTATCGCagaaaaacacaaatttaagGACAACGAAGAAGTAGTCAAAAGTAATTCGTTTGACGGTAAAAAGCAAGACCCTCCTGTAAAAGAAATGAAAGACGCAGAAGTTCTTACACAAGACCCAGAACTAGAAACGGTTAAAATGGAACAGTGGAAAACACAAgaatttgataaatataacCAAGAACTAAATTTGTTAAGAACACAAATATTGCAAATTATTGATGctaacaaagaaaataaaaatagtaatcaAATAGAGAATGATAACAAGCTTATAGAAAAATTACAAGCCACTATTAAACAGCaaggggctgagttattatctttaaagcaggaattaattaattcg AAGTCTCTAAAAGAAAATATGGAAGCTGAGAggaaaaaagaaatagaagcTCAAATATCAGAATGGGCGAAAAAAGTTGAAATGCAATCGACTGAATGTAGGTCactgttacaaaaattaaatgaaatggcTAAAGATGTTCAAGAATATAAAGCAATCGCAAATGAAGAAAGAGACAAAGCGGAGCAATTACagcaattattaaatcaacaaCGTAAGATAGTGAAACAAGATAAAAAAGTTGAAGAAATAAAACCT GTATgcatagataaaaataaaaatgttcaaattaaaaaggaTAATTTGGATAAGGGTTATCCTACAGCGGATAGGATGACACTTGAAAAGTTGCAGAAAAAGGCTCAAGAATTACTTTCTTTGGAACAATCGAGTACATCAGATCAATCAACAGTTAGTGAAGAAAGCAATGATATAGTTGAGCAAAAGACTAATATGATTGTTGGAACAAAGAAGAAAGaagttttaaactttaatagtTTTGACAAACACCGAGAGTATAAGTtcctttcaaataaaaatattcaattggtAGATAAACAGCAACCGCAAAAAGCCACCACTGGTTTCGTAAAGAAAAAAGGAAACAAAAAGGTTAAATCGTCATCGAAAAAACTGCAGAATGGACCAGTAACTTTACCCGTCAG tCCCGTAAAAGTTGTTAGAGCGAAAATTACGGAAGAAGTTAATCAACGCTTGGTGCAGCTTGGAGTGGACCCTTTGAAGAATAGACTACCGAAAAGTACATTTCAAAAGCAACGGCATTTATTGCAAAAACTCCAGGAAGTAAAAGTCAAG aaatatCCATCAAGGGAGAAAATTTATCATTCAATACAAGCTCATTTAGATGCAAATACTATAAGTACGGTGCGTCATGTtcaaaaaaatgaaacaatagaTGTTTCTCCTAGCAAAGCCTCTAAATTATTCAGTTTAACTTCAGTTCTATCTAATGTAAAAACAAAGGCATTGTCTTTAGTGAAACCGactgaaaaatttaaaaaaaatgatgcaAATAGCCATTATAAAAATGCGATGTTAGACAAATCACCGACCTCCGGGCGATCtagtattattaattcaaaagAAGTAACGCCTACACCATCACCACATCGCTCAAGTCAGGATAAAGTAACGAAAATGCGCCGGGCTAAGAAAGATATGTCTTCTAAAAAGTACTTACAAAATCAAACTGAATCATCAAACGAATCCGAATCAGAAATTAATAATGGAGCAACTAAATTGTATGACCGTGCATTAGAATCTATTGATGATCTAGTTAAATCACCTCTTCGTAAACCGAATGATTCAAATTTTAAACGTATATCAAAAGATTTTGACACaagctataatattaaaagctttgaatcaaaaaatagtaaaataaccCAAAATATACACTTTAAAGTTTCACGAGACAATAGCAGTGACGATATCGAGTCGCTCGTTGACACAACGCCTAGAAAAGCTTTTTCTGAAGAAAATATCAGCCCAAAACAAACGAAAGGCGTTTTGAAAAATGCTTCTTCCACATCTTCATTGAACAAGAAAAAGGTGCTATTTGATATGGATGCAATTCAAATGAAATCTGTGAGTGCTACTCCTTCACAAAGCTTAGCTGAAAAAAGTGATGGGaatgaaaattattcattGGGTATCATAAATTTAGACACAGAAGAATGGGATCCTTCAAg cATAGAAAATGAGCCCCCCAAAAAATCAACCATTCAAGTTACCGCTCGCACAAGTCCAAAAATAGCTGAACTTAAGCAAGCGATCGAATCGCAGATGTCAAGAAGGATTCAAACACCCAGTACGGCTTTAGCAGGCAGTGTTAATTTGCTACCAACTCCAATGGTGCGAACGAGCCTTGGTGGTAGTAATACAAGCTTAGGTAGTTCAATACTGGACGAAAGTGAAAACCAAATAGCTATTAATAACCAACGGCAGCCCATCTTAgtcaaacaaaatattaatataaagaaaCATGAAAACGATGATAGTGAAATAGACTTTTCAGAATTGTTGGCTGACGATAAAAGtgacaataaattttag